One Streptomyces lincolnensis genomic region harbors:
- a CDS encoding AIM24 family protein, translating into MKGDLFSSEHMVQPATQAGMTIENAKCIRYTVNGDMLARQGAMVAYRGNLQFERKGQGVGGMLKRAVTGEGLPLMAVRGQGDAWFAHEAQSCFIVDVDPGDEFTVNGRNVLCFDASLAYRIATVKGAGIAGGGLFNSVFTGQGRLGLVCEGTPLVIPVSPQYPVYVDTDAIVGWTAGLSTSLHRSQSIGSMLRGGSGEAVQLMLQGEGYAVVRPSEATPQKAQQH; encoded by the coding sequence ATGAAGGGTGACCTCTTTTCCAGCGAGCACATGGTCCAGCCGGCCACACAGGCGGGCATGACGATCGAGAACGCCAAGTGCATCAGGTACACGGTCAACGGCGACATGCTCGCCCGTCAGGGAGCGATGGTCGCCTATCGCGGCAATCTCCAGTTCGAGCGCAAGGGCCAGGGCGTCGGCGGCATGCTCAAGCGGGCGGTCACCGGTGAGGGTCTGCCGCTGATGGCGGTACGGGGGCAGGGCGACGCCTGGTTCGCGCACGAGGCGCAGAGCTGCTTCATCGTGGACGTCGACCCGGGCGACGAGTTCACCGTCAACGGCCGCAACGTCCTGTGTTTCGACGCCTCGTTGGCGTACCGGATCGCGACCGTCAAGGGCGCGGGCATCGCCGGCGGCGGACTGTTCAACAGCGTCTTCACCGGGCAGGGCCGCCTGGGCCTGGTCTGCGAGGGCACCCCGCTGGTCATTCCGGTCTCGCCGCAGTATCCGGTGTACGTCGACACGGACGCGATCGTCGGCTGGACGGCGGGCCTGTCGACCTCGCTGCACCGTTCGCAGTCCATCGGCTCGATGCTGCGCGGCGGCTCCGGGGAGGCCGTCCAACTGATGCTCCAGGGCGAGGGATACGCCGTCGTCCGGCCGAGTGAGGCCACTCCGCAGAAGGCCCAGCAGCACTGA
- a CDS encoding tetratricopeptide repeat protein, giving the protein MYGKAFAPEYQGALTTLSVNSSLTDVLAAGTEQLKAAEQAGRPGEAARSGLAVAEAQRRLGRIGEADRAWKASYRAAREAGDTAAMAWALWSGGTLARQRGAFPLARRLLELAAELGERGGDVVVRGYSLAGLAETGRIQGDYEAVGRLHEQLLAEARRRGEARHTVWALEGIAQMHRNTGGYDTAYALFEEAAEIAARAEDRRGHAWALRGLADVVSVRDGDTGRALALLSEAEETCRAMNLSSALAYNHKMRGNVLYRAGRYDEARELYEQALAEFRTMSEPRGEALARLGLAKSLARLGRDRAETEAELADLARTLERLGLRHARAMVSRAQQELGAQAEAVR; this is encoded by the coding sequence ATGTACGGCAAGGCATTCGCCCCCGAGTACCAGGGCGCCCTCACCACCCTGTCCGTGAACTCCTCGCTGACCGACGTACTGGCCGCCGGCACCGAGCAGTTGAAGGCCGCCGAGCAGGCCGGGCGGCCCGGGGAGGCAGCCCGTTCCGGGCTCGCCGTCGCCGAGGCGCAGCGGCGGCTGGGCCGCATCGGGGAGGCGGACCGGGCGTGGAAGGCGAGCTATCGCGCGGCCCGGGAGGCCGGGGACACCGCGGCGATGGCCTGGGCGCTGTGGAGCGGCGGCACCCTGGCCCGGCAGCGCGGCGCCTTCCCGCTGGCCCGGCGTCTGCTGGAACTCGCCGCCGAACTGGGCGAGCGCGGCGGGGATGTCGTGGTCCGCGGCTACTCGCTGGCGGGCCTGGCCGAGACCGGCCGTATCCAGGGCGACTACGAGGCCGTCGGCCGGCTGCACGAGCAGCTGCTCGCCGAGGCCCGGCGGCGCGGCGAGGCCCGCCACACCGTGTGGGCCCTGGAGGGCATCGCGCAGATGCACCGCAACACCGGCGGATACGACACCGCCTACGCCCTGTTCGAGGAGGCGGCCGAGATAGCCGCACGGGCCGAGGACCGGCGCGGGCACGCCTGGGCGCTGCGCGGGCTCGCCGACGTCGTCTCCGTACGCGACGGCGACACCGGGCGGGCGCTCGCGCTGCTGTCGGAAGCGGAGGAGACCTGCCGCGCGATGAACCTCTCCAGCGCGCTGGCCTACAACCACAAGATGCGCGGCAACGTCCTCTACCGCGCGGGCCGCTACGACGAGGCCCGCGAGCTGTACGAACAGGCGCTCGCGGAGTTCCGCACCATGAGCGAACCGCGCGGCGAGGCGCTCGCCCGGCTGGGCCTGGCCAAGTCTCTGGCCCGGCTGGGCCGCGACCGGGCCGAGACGGAGGCCGAACTGGCCGATCTGGCCCGCACCCTGGAACGGCTCGGGCTGCGGCACGCCCGCGCGATGGTCTCCCGAGCCCAGCAGGAGCTCGGCGCACAGGCGGAGGCCGTACGGTGA